In Eriocheir sinensis breed Jianghai 21 unplaced genomic scaffold, ASM2467909v1 Scaffold592, whole genome shotgun sequence, the sequence TAACTGCCGCCAAAGGGAAGAACTGGACAGGTAAAACTCCtcatccgttaggaaaggaaatcctgactTGTCTTCTTCCTAAGTTATAAATTATGGGAGTGGCTTAATCAGCCCTTGGTAGGTGTAGAGTAAATGCTTCAAAAGGAAAGAACTGGACAAGTAAAACCATTCATCCGTTAGGAACGGAAATctgacttgtcttcctccttatggGTGTGCATTCTTCAGCCACTAGTGGGTGTGGAGTAACTACCTCAAAGGAAAGAACTGGACTGGTAAAACCattcatccgttaggaaaggaaatcctgacttgtcttcctccttagtaatggcgggaagaggcaggagaaggccTTGCGAACACGCCGGACAAGGGCCGCCTTCCTGGATGTCTCGCCGCGTACATCCTGACCGGGTCTGCTGCCATGGCGCTGTCGGCCAGCACCTCCAGGCCAGGACGCGACTCAGGACGTAGCCAAGGGAGAACACGTCCACGGGGGGCGAGCAGGGCGCGCCGCGCCGCAGCTCCGGGGCCATACAGGGCGTCcggtgcgtgtgcgtgcgcgcgatGCGGAGTCCTGTGCCGAATGTCTTGGCCAGGCCGTAGTCAATGAGGGACACCTGCAGGCGGCCGTCGGCGCCTTGGTGCAGCACCACGTTGTCGGTCTTGATGTCATTGTGAGCGTAGCCTTGGGCGTGGGGCTGCCGCACGTCCCGTGCCAGCGCCACGAAGACCGCCAGTTTGTCAGTGTCGCGGGGAGCAAGGTTGTTCAGGTCGCAGAAGGTGTTCTGGCCgcggaaggtggtgagcatggCGGGGAACCCAAAGCTGGTGCCCAAGGCATTGGGGGCGCCCGCCGCGCCGTCCAGGTCCAGTAGGATGTCAAACTCCCTGCGGAACATGGCGGCGAGGCGCTACTCCCTTGCCACCTTGAGGCAGCACAGGGCGACGCCAACCTCCACCAAGTACACTGTGCACGAGGCGCCGCGTcccagcacctgcttgtgctcGGCCAAAAGCGTGTCGATGCGCTCCCTCGTCAGCACGAGGaggggggtggtgtgtgggggagccaTGTCTCTGTCTCACCATGCCGTATGTGTGTGGCGATTTAGAGCCAGACCTCGGTTTTCGACGGTTAGTTTTGTTCAGCTCGGTTTAGCTTGGAGTTGAGGCGGAAAAAAAATTGGAGTCTAGATCTGGACGGCTGTCGCAtgcacgaacacacgcacgcacgcacgcatgcacgcacgcacgtaaacacacacacacacacacacacacacacacacacaagcaagcactcacgcactcacgtacgcacgcaggcaggcaggcaaacacacacacacacacacacacacacacacacacacacacacacacacacacacacacacacacacacacacacacacacacacacacacacacacacacacacacacacacacacacacacacacacacacacacacacacacacacacacacacacacacacacacacacacacacacacacacacacacacacacacacacacacacacacacacacacacacacactgttgttgGAA encodes:
- the LOC126993250 gene encoding probable serine/threonine-protein kinase DDB_G0271402; its protein translation is MFRREFDILLDLDGAAGAPNALGTSFGFPAMLTTFRGQNTFCDLNNLAPRDTDKLAVFVALARDVRQPHAQGYAHNDIKTDNVVLHQGADGRLQVSLIDYGLAKTFGTGLRIARTHTHRTPCMAPELRRGAPCSPPVDVFSLGYVLSRVLAWSYSTPTKEHTP